The nucleotide window ACATAGCAGAAAATGTGAAAATGGGTATGTTAGCTCGTGCCAAAGAAGGGAAGTGGAATGGTGGTCATGTGCTTGGTTATGATGTAGTTGAGATCGAAGGGGCGAATAAAAAACGCAAAAATACAGGGCTTGTCATCAATGAACGAGAAGCAAGTATTATACGAAAAATCTTCCATCTTTACACAACAGGGAATGGTTATAAGTCGATTGCCAACCAAATCAATAAAGCTGGCTATCGTACAAAATTAGGTAAAACGTTTTCTTTGAATGCAATTAAAACTATTGTTACGAATCCTATATATGCAGGGTATATACGCTACAATGTTCGTAGGGATTGGAATGAGAAGCGGCGTAATCATATCAACCCAAAGCCTATTATTGTGAAGGGAGAACATCAGTCAATTATTTCAGAAGAAGTTTGGCGCATTGCACAAGAGGTTTACAAAACACGCACCTGTAAGCCCAACCGTGTGCATGATGGTGAGTTTCCTTTAACGGGCATTATGCGTTGCCCTAAATGTAATGCAGGTATGGTAATTGGACGTACGACAAACAAGCTAAAAGATGGTACAAAAAAGGTATTAGAGTATTATGTATGTGGCGCATGGAAGAATAAGGGGACAGTTGCTTGCAATTCTTATGCTGTACGTACTGATTATGCTGACCCTTACGTATTAAATAAAATTGAAGAGTTGATGATAAGTGATAAATTGATTCAGCAGTTAGTTAATAGTATCAATTATAAGCAAGAATCCTTGATTGCTCCGATTCAACGAGAATACAAGCAATATGTTCATGACTTAGCTATCCTAGAAAAAAAGCAATCGAATCTGCTAGATGCTTATATGGAAGAAACGATTTCCAAAAGCGTCTATCAAATGAAGGTTAGAGGTATTGAAGAACAAATTTCCTCATTAAATGAATTACTGACACCATTAAAGGGACAACTAGGTTCAACCGTTTCTAGTAAAGTGACCTTTGAACAGATTAAGAATGTCCTACAAAACTTTCAAAAGGCTTTTCAGCAATCACTTACAAGGGAGCAGAGAAAACGCTTGTTACATTTGCTCATTCATCAAATTACAATTGATGAAGAACGGAAAATCGAGAGCATTCAACTTAAATTAAATAATGAGGTGCTAGAGGCATTACAACTAGGAGTAGGGGAATCATCTTCGGATGAATCTTCTGCTCCTTTTTCTGTTTTAATAGCTATCTAATCGTAAGTATCAAAAGTGGCTTTTTATTAGGATAATTCATTATCAAAGCGAAGTGTTTTTCGTATAGGAAAATGGCATATTTAATCAGATATAAAAAATATCATGTGGGTTAATATGTAACATTTCTTAAGAAATAATCTATTGAGGGGAGAAGCGTATGGGTTGTATTTGGAAAGCTATGAAAATCTGTTTTTGGTTTATGTTGATTATATCAGCTATTGCAATGATATTCGTCTACTTTGAGGAAAAGGGAAATGAAACGTTTAGCCATGTTGAAGAGTTGGATGCCAAGGAGTTGGTAGCGGAAGCTTTTAGTAATTTGAGAGCTTATGAGAGTTATCATATGTATTCTGAATCTAACACAAAGGGGGATATTTCTAAGTTTATTGCTAGCGAATCTGTACAAACAAAAGAAATATTTAATGTAGATTATCATACATTGAATGATTCATATAAAATAACAGGGAATTTGGTTAAAAATGATGAGACAACTACTATTGCGGAAATAAAGGTGGGTTCAGATATTTACCAATCTATAGATGGCGGGAAATTTAATTATGTTAGCTTAGATGAATCTACCATACTGGCAGGTGAAAAAACAGGGGTATTGGCAAGTTCTGAATTTACCAATGAGCCAGAAATAGATGATTTAATTGCTCAAGGTGATATTTCTGTAGGAGCTTATGAATCTAAAAAAGCAGATGAAAAGGACTATTATTTAATAGAAGGAAATATGCCTGAATCGTATGTATTAAATATGGTGAATCAAACCTTTTTTGGAGATGTGGATAAAGAAGCATCATCTTTTAAAATAGAAAATTTAATTGTCTTTGAGGATGAACTTCAAATGACAATTGATAAGGAGCGTAAAAATTTATTATCAACATATATCCATCTGAGATTTAGCTTTGAAGTTGAAGGTCATACAATGGAAATGGATGTGGAAACAATTAAGAGATATTCTAATTTCAATGAAGTAGAAATGATTACTTTACCAAATTTAGAATAGGTGAATCATATATTTTCCTAACGGAATGAATGATATGTTAATTAGGAGTAGGAGAATCTTCTTGCATGATTTCCCTGCTTCTTTTTCGATTTTGATAGCTGCAATTGTAAATTTTAAAATGGATTTTTATTAGGATAATCCATTATTTAAGCGAAGTGTTTTTCACATAGGAAAATGGCATATTTAAAACAATAAAGGCGGAAGGAGATAAAGATGGATTATAGCAAGTTAGATAGTTCCTGTTTTAATGGATCATATAAGGAATTTATTGAATTAATTGGATACAAAAATACTTTGCTAGTGTATAATCATTTTGCTGGTCAATATGTAACATTTCCTAAGAAATTCTTATCAGAACAATATTTATACGAAGCCATTGTCAATGAGTATGATGGGACAAATGCGAAGGCTTTAGCAAAAAAATATGGCTATTCATATAGTTGGGTGATGAAGATATTGAAACGGGAGCATTGTAACAAATAATCTACAAAGGTTTCATTTATAGGAGGAAGATGTATGTGGAAGAAGGTTTTAATGCTAGTTATGGTAATGAGTTTATTCTCAACAGGGGTGCTTGCTGATACTGTAGCTGTTCAGAAAGATAACAAGCAAAGTAGCGCTAAGAATCAAATAGATTATGCCTCAAAAGCCAAGTTAGCAGGTAATGAATATGTTTATAAAAGTAAGTATTACACGCTTCACGCTCCAAAAGATACAAAGAAAGATGATATTAACTTTGCTATCACTAATTTTAATAAGGGGATAGAACTTGCATTTGAAATTTATTCAAGCAAAGTTCCTGATTTAGAAGTAACATTATCAAATCAAAAAGATTTTCCTACCAATATTTATTTAAAGAATAAATCAGATGACCCTTATGAATTTACTTATGTAAATGGAGGTGCTAGTCACAATAAGAAAACAGGAGCATTGGAGACAGAAATTAAGATTTTAGTAGGTTCTCTATATAAAGGACAATGTTGTTCTTATGATGGGAAGTTTAAATATGATACAGCTTATGTTAAAAATTTATATATTGCTTCAGGATTAAATCTTGGAAGTGTTATATTTAATGAAAATATGAATTCTAAACCAAGTTGGTACAGTTCATCTGGTGCAGGTGAATTTGCTACAGGTTTTGTTAATTATAAGTCTCGCTTAGCCTCTAATACCTACAAAGATTATGTTAAGTATTGGAAGAATGAAATGAAAAAGAATAATAAATTGCTAGTATTCAACAATGGAGATTTTGACTTTAACTATAATACGAATGTGGCAACTCTGTTCAATGCGTTTTTAATTGAAACTTACGGTGAAGATACTTACTTTGAATTTGTTTTGTTTGAAAGTGATACAATTTCAAAGAAAGAGGCATTTTTAGCAACCTATGGCGATATTAAAGAAATTGAAAGGAAATGGAAGGTATGGATTAATAAATAACCTTCTATGTATTGATAGAGACAAGTAATATATATTTTTTGAAAAGGTAAGTTTGAGTTTTGGTACTAGGAAGTACCTTGGACATAGCCATGTAATGCAGTATGTAAAAGAGCCATTTAAGATGGTATTGGCAAGGAAAAATATTAATTATTAATTAAGAAGAGCCTTGGATAACATTTGTTATTCAAGGTTTTTTCATAGGAAACAGAGGGTATGATGAAGAAAATGTTTAGAAGCAAGATACCTTTGTGGATTGATACTTTGTAAGATAGCTATGAATTGCTTAATGATCTCAAAGATGATTATACTAGGTAATTAATAAAGGAATCTAACTTATTTTGTCGAATATTGGTAGTAACATGATTAGATTTAAATTAGGAGGTATTTAGATGTTAGAATGGGCAAAATTATTAAATGGGGAAAGACAAAGAAAATCAGAGAGTAAAAGCTACCCACATCGGAATGAGTTTGATAAAGATTATGAACGTATAATTTATTCATCATCTTTAAGAAGATTACAAGATAAGGCACAAGTATTTCCTTTACAAAATAATGATTTTACTAGAACTCGTTTAACACATTCTTTAGAAGTAGCTTCATTAGGTAGATCGTTAGCATGGAACATAGGGGAATGGTTAATTGAAAAAAAGGCATTCGAAGGGTTTGCCGAAGCTAAGCAATTAGCATCATTAGTAGAAGTATCTTGTTTAGTACATGATTTAGGAAATCCACCTTTTGGGCACTATGGTGAAGATATCATTAGGAAATGGTTTAAAGAATGGTTTGCTTCAGATTTGTATAAAGATAAAGTTACAGATACAGATACAGATACAGATACAGATACAGATAAAATTATATTTGATGAACTAAGCACTCAACAAAAAAATGACTTTATTTACTTTGAAGGCAATGCTCAAGCAATTCGAATTTTGAGTAAACTTCAATTTTTAAACGATCAATATGGGGCAAATTTTAGTTATGCAACATTAGCAACTTTAATGAAATATCCATGGGCTTCTGATCATGGAAAAGTTAAAAAGAAAAAGAAATTTGGTTATTTTTATTCTGAAAGAGAATTATTCAAAGAAATTGTGAGTAAGACAGGTACTGAGGAATGTAGACATCCTGCAACATATATTCTTGAAGCAGCAGATGATATTGCATATCTAACTGCAGATATTGAAGATGCTGTGAAAAAAGATGTATTTGACTGGGATAAAATCTATCAGGAAATTAGACATGAATTTGGGGAATTATATCCAAAAGAATTTTATAGATTAGAAGATTTACGTAGAAAAGCATTATTGAATAAAGTACCAAATAAAAATTTAATTAATGTACAAAATTTTAAAGTAACTATTCAAGGAATAATGATAATTGCTGTTGTAAATACTTTCAAAGAAAAATATGATTTAATAATGAATGGAGAATTTGAAGGAGATTTATTATCTAACTCCACAGCGCGTACACTTTCTGATAAACTAAGAGACGTGGCATTTAAATATGTATTTTCAAATAAAGAGGTCCTAACATTGGAATTAGTAGGAGATAGAGTATTAAATGATTTATTGGATTTGTTTGTTAATGCGGTAGTAAATGTTAAAAGTATCAAAAAGACTAAATCAAAACATGAAAAATTAGTCCATCTGATTTCAGAGAATTTTAGGCATATCCAAAGAATTTCTGAGAAAGGGGAGCCTACTGTAGAATTTGAAGATTTACCTTTATACAATAGACTTCAATTAGTAACAGACTTTATTTCAGGTATGACAGATGGCTATGCAGTTAATCTGCATCAAGAATTGTTAGGAGTAAAGCTTCCATAAATTAATTAGGAAGGGATAAAGATGAGTAAATATGAGAAAAGTATTAAGCATCAATTAATTTGCTTTCTTGAAAAAGACTCAAATACTCTGGACTTTATTGACGAATTATCAAGTGTAGGGGATTTGTTGTTTTTTGGTGGATCTGTACGAGATATATGTATATTTCAAGAAAAAGCAGTGATGCCTCGAGATTTTGATATAGCTATCAAATTTGAGCAAAAGGATAGGTTTAATTCTTTAACTGAAAGATATAGTTATAAACAAAATAGGTTTGGAGGATATAAATTTATAGTTTCAAATGTAGAATTTGATATTTGGGATTTAGAAAATACTTGGGCATTTAAACATACTAATTTAACACCAAGTGAAGCAAATTTAGCTAAATCTGTGTTTCTAAATATTGATGGGATAGTCTATAATTTTAATAAAGATATACTATATGATGAGGTCTTTAAATCATCTCTCAAAGATAATAAGTTGGATATTACTTTAGAAGCAAACCCACAGATTGAATTAAATTTGTTGAGGGCGTTAGTGTTTAAAGATAAATACAAATTGGGATTTTCAAATAAATTAAAAAATGTCTTTAAAGACTTTCATTATAAAAATTCAAACCAATTGATAGAGAATTTATATGAGTTGCAATTTTCACATTATAATATGGAGTATTTTTCAAAGGATTGCATAAAGGAAAAACTAGATTATATTTAATTATTATAGAGCATCTACAATGGTATGAATAAATACCTTGTTGATGCTTATTTTTTCGATTTTATCTTAAGAACCTCACTTACCCACATCACGGAGAACCTTATCATAAATAAAATTAAATTTATTGTAAAATGAATAATAGAATTAATAAAAAGTGAGCCGAACCCTGAATAGTGGACCTATTCGGGGTTCAGCTCATTGGTCATCATAGTCACCTTTTTCCATTATAAACAAAAGTACCCTAGAAGATAGCTTTTTTCGAAGTGTCTTATTCACAGGTATCATATTATCGTTTATCGTACTCTTTTATTCCTTCATAACATAATTTATCGCCGATAACATATACTTTGATATTCATGGATAACCTCCTGCTAGAATCTCTTATTTTATAAGAAGATATGAAATTATATAACCATAAGCAATATATTTAGCATAAATTATGGTTAAAAATGGCCTGCTAACTACTACCTATTAAATGTTTGCTCATATGCTTTTCATTGGGGGTACGCTTCTTTGCGTTATGCTTGTGGTTTATTATAACCTTTATAAAAGTTATTTAGTAAGGTGTGGAATATCTATTAAATGTAACATGGAGGGAGGGGATCTATCTAGTATAGATGGGCTTCCTCTCCTTTTTCTATTGGGGTTTATCATTGGATAAACAGTAAATCTATTTTGATAAAATTAATTCTGTGAAAAAATTATCTGTTGCACGAATCAACGAAATTGAATCGTATTTAAAGTGAAGGAGGTTAGGTATGAAAACGTTCGCCGGCTTACGTGTTCATGAGATTGTTCAAACTTATAGCGACACCTTAATACGAATCGCTGTGCAGCAGACAAAAAATATGTCTGAGGCTGAGGATATTGTTCAAGATGTCTATATGACACTTATGAGACAGAAAAAACCATTTGATAACGAAGTACATTTAAAGGCTTGGCTTATCAAAGTGACTTTTAATAAATGCAAGGATTATTTTAAGTCTTCCCGCGTCAAGAAGACGGTACCGATAACAGAAGAGATGTCGTTTACCGCAAAAGAGGAACAGATTGTTCTCCCTGAAATTTTTGAGCTTAATCCGAAAGAGAGGACCATTGTTTATTTGCATTATTACGAAGGCTATACGACTGAAGAAATCGCCAATCTATTAGAGATGAAAGTAAACACAGTAGGCTCAAAGCTGAGAAGGGCTCGAATGAAGTTAAAAAAGATTTTAGAGGAAGGGAGTTAAGCGTGATGAGTGCTTATAAGAAAGTGATGAAGCAGATTCATGCTTCCGAAGAATTTAAGAGCAAAATGCAAAAAGAGATGATGGATTATGAGAAAAAAGAAAAGAGGATCTTTATGAAAAATGTAAGATTAATGGTTGGAAGTTTAGTAGCTTGTGCCGTAATTGCTGTGGTTGGTGTAGTTGTTTTACCAAATATAAATAACAATGCAGCGTTAGATTTAACAGAAAGAATTGTAGTGGATAATTCAGGTCCTGCTGCAAGTGCAGCGGTTAATATCGAAGGAGTTATAACAGAAGTTGGAGAAGATGGGCTGAGCTTTACGTTGGATAATGGAATGGAAGTAGTGGTCACAGATGAAACAGAATTGGGAATAGATGGTCCAACAGCACCACCTAAGGAGGAACAGTTATTTGAACCTACATTTAGAGTGGGCAATCTAATAGGTGGTTTTACGGAAGACACATCGGCAAATCCAGTTACTGCAACAGTAATTTATACGAACTGGAACTTTGAGAATCCTATTCGATAAGAGGCCGTTCAATTATAAATCCTCGAACGCTACTTGTGATGGAATCTTACAATAAGAGCTATTTGGGGTTTGTAGAATTTCTTTACCATTTAGAGGGCAAGAAAAAAATAGTACTAAAAGGTCAAAATACATTTAGTAGGTATAAATAAAAAAATGTCTGCCAAAATTAACGATGAAAACCTCATTTAGATATGTTACGATTAACTATAACATAAGTAGGTAAGGTTTTTAGAAGGTGGGACAGAACTCTAATTCTTTGTGACCTTTAGTCAAAAGGATGATAACAATCTGATGTTGTTGAAAAATGGAAAAGATGATGCTTGATAAAAGATATTGGGAAAATCCCAGAAGAGGGAGGTCTGTGATGTGGACTTCTAGAGGAACAGTACAAGCGAGAGTTTACAGAATCGAGCCGTACCCTAGGGAAGCGTCCACAAAAACAAACCTCTGTATTTTCGCATACCAACATAAATTATATACTTAGCTTTTGTAAGTATTTGGACTGTTGAGACATTGAATCTACTGGAAGCTCTCGTTATAAATATAACTTTGTCTTTGTACCATTCATTATTGGTGCTTCTTGA belongs to Lysinibacillus louembei and includes:
- a CDS encoding Mor transcription activator family protein, coding for MDYSKLDSSCFNGSYKEFIELIGYKNTLLVYNHFAGQYVTFPKKFLSEQYLYEAIVNEYDGTNAKALAKKYGYSYSWVMKILKREHCNK
- a CDS encoding RNA polymerase sigma factor, whose product is MKTFAGLRVHEIVQTYSDTLIRIAVQQTKNMSEAEDIVQDVYMTLMRQKKPFDNEVHLKAWLIKVTFNKCKDYFKSSRVKKTVPITEEMSFTAKEEQIVLPEIFELNPKERTIVYLHYYEGYTTEEIANLLEMKVNTVGSKLRRARMKLKKILEEGS
- a CDS encoding deoxyguanosinetriphosphate triphosphohydrolase, whose product is MLEWAKLLNGERQRKSESKSYPHRNEFDKDYERIIYSSSLRRLQDKAQVFPLQNNDFTRTRLTHSLEVASLGRSLAWNIGEWLIEKKAFEGFAEAKQLASLVEVSCLVHDLGNPPFGHYGEDIIRKWFKEWFASDLYKDKVTDTDTDTDTDTDKIIFDELSTQQKNDFIYFEGNAQAIRILSKLQFLNDQYGANFSYATLATLMKYPWASDHGKVKKKKKFGYFYSERELFKEIVSKTGTEECRHPATYILEAADDIAYLTADIEDAVKKDVFDWDKIYQEIRHEFGELYPKEFYRLEDLRRKALLNKVPNKNLINVQNFKVTIQGIMIIAVVNTFKEKYDLIMNGEFEGDLLSNSTARTLSDKLRDVAFKYVFSNKEVLTLELVGDRVLNDLLDLFVNAVVNVKSIKKTKSKHEKLVHLISENFRHIQRISEKGEPTVEFEDLPLYNRLQLVTDFISGMTDGYAVNLHQELLGVKLP
- a CDS encoding recombinase family protein, whose protein sequence is MTQTKYAAIYARVSTTEQADEGYSIDEQIRVLREYCKREGYIIFDEYVDRGISGKSIKGRPAIRQLLQDADEKKFDLVLVWKMNRLARNSVDLMNMVEVFNRKNIVFRSYTENYETETPAGKLQFQMLAAIAEYERNNIAENVKMGMLARAKEGKWNGGHVLGYDVVEIEGANKKRKNTGLVINEREASIIRKIFHLYTTGNGYKSIANQINKAGYRTKLGKTFSLNAIKTIVTNPIYAGYIRYNVRRDWNEKRRNHINPKPIIVKGEHQSIISEEVWRIAQEVYKTRTCKPNRVHDGEFPLTGIMRCPKCNAGMVIGRTTNKLKDGTKKVLEYYVCGAWKNKGTVACNSYAVRTDYADPYVLNKIEELMISDKLIQQLVNSINYKQESLIAPIQREYKQYVHDLAILEKKQSNLLDAYMEETISKSVYQMKVRGIEEQISSLNELLTPLKGQLGSTVSSKVTFEQIKNVLQNFQKAFQQSLTREQRKRLLHLLIHQITIDEERKIESIQLKLNNEVLEALQLGVGESSSDESSAPFSVLIAI
- a CDS encoding DUF6612 family protein: MGCIWKAMKICFWFMLIISAIAMIFVYFEEKGNETFSHVEELDAKELVAEAFSNLRAYESYHMYSESNTKGDISKFIASESVQTKEIFNVDYHTLNDSYKITGNLVKNDETTTIAEIKVGSDIYQSIDGGKFNYVSLDESTILAGEKTGVLASSEFTNEPEIDDLIAQGDISVGAYESKKADEKDYYLIEGNMPESYVLNMVNQTFFGDVDKEASSFKIENLIVFEDELQMTIDKERKNLLSTYIHLRFSFEVEGHTMEMDVETIKRYSNFNEVEMITLPNLE